From Chromohalobacter canadensis, one genomic window encodes:
- the motB gene encoding flagellar motor protein MotB: MSNERRPIIVKRKKVVSGAPHGGNWKIAYADFMTALMALFLVLWILSMVPKNELSHIAEYFRTPLAVAMTGGDKSTASTSAIPGGGADPTFSEGEERRLDVRQQSRPSDEMRRLRVLRDRLERQVREDPNLRQMSSQLRTDFIPEGLRIQLVDTDKRPMFELGSARLAPYMRDLLQALAPELNAVPNAISLTGHTDDLRYAGGEAGYSNWELSADRANASRRTLVAAGLDSGKLLRVAGMGSRVNLEGTKPSDAVNRRISIVVLSEYAAEQIRDQGEAGASSPEGILDSTDDTQREGLSPTQGADSLMRNALPQVYERTTGGGEGQDQPSP; encoded by the coding sequence ATGAGCAATGAGCGTCGTCCGATCATCGTCAAGCGCAAGAAAGTGGTCAGCGGTGCGCCTCATGGCGGTAACTGGAAGATTGCCTATGCCGATTTCATGACCGCGTTGATGGCGCTCTTTCTGGTGCTCTGGATTCTGTCGATGGTGCCTAAAAACGAGTTAAGCCATATCGCCGAGTATTTCCGCACACCCTTGGCGGTAGCGATGACCGGCGGTGACAAGTCGACGGCAAGTACCAGCGCGATTCCCGGGGGCGGAGCGGACCCCACCTTCTCCGAAGGCGAAGAACGGCGTCTGGACGTTCGCCAGCAATCGCGCCCTAGCGATGAGATGCGACGTCTGAGGGTGCTTCGCGATCGTTTGGAACGCCAGGTCCGCGAAGACCCGAACCTGCGTCAGATGAGCTCGCAGTTGCGGACCGACTTCATTCCTGAGGGGCTGCGCATTCAGCTCGTCGATACCGACAAACGACCCATGTTCGAGTTGGGCAGTGCCCGGCTCGCACCGTATATGCGCGATCTCTTACAGGCTCTGGCGCCGGAGCTCAACGCGGTCCCCAATGCGATTAGCCTCACCGGGCATACGGATGACCTGCGCTACGCCGGTGGGGAAGCCGGATATAGCAACTGGGAACTTTCCGCCGATCGTGCCAACGCATCGCGCCGCACTCTGGTCGCGGCCGGGCTCGATTCCGGCAAGCTGCTGCGTGTCGCGGGCATGGGGTCACGCGTCAACCTGGAAGGCACAAAGCCCAGTGATGCTGTCAATCGGCGTATCAGCATCGTCGTGTTGTCGGAGTACGCCGCCGAGCAGATTCGCGATCAGGGCGAGGCCGGTGCGTCATCTCCCGAGGGAATACTCGACAGTACGGATGACACGCAGCGAGAAGGGTTGTCGCCGACTCAGGGCGCTGACTCATTAATGCGTAACGCACTCCCGCAAGTGTATGAGCGCACCACCGGTGGCGGTGAAGGGCAAGATCAGCCATCGCCCTAA
- a CDS encoding methyl-accepting chemotaxis protein has translation MGKILNDLSVRASLTIALTIMVVMIAVISALGFYSNQKSAEALDTIGTIGFEQTNTVNRATVNLVRARGLLASYRNAVEAGDTERTEDLQGAVETAVSQASDRINEFDQVAKTNSGEEYAARIDDAFTALRDEIEREMNAGEDAVRIEDDQRINPLMDDLDDSVRDFIQYAEARVDDAIVADADNSQLMEILSIVLLVLGVVLALLVRMVLVKAVVKPLDEAVEHCEHIAKGDLSHRIAERGRNEIGRLFAAMRDMQSGLVGTVTSVREASGSIHGGAREIASGNADLSSRTEQQAASLEETASSMEELTSTVRQNADNARQASSLASDASSTAGRGGDVMQEVSTTMQGITESSKQISDIIGMIDSIAFQTNILALNASVEAARAGEQGRGFAVVASEVRNLASRSAEAAKEIKGLIHTSTTQIEQGSELVGNAETTMRDVVQAVKRVSDIMDEISAASQEQSDGIEQVSQAVTQMDQVTQQNASLVQEASSASASLEEQAQRLENVVTTFRLPGGASHQALPGARSQATKSTASAPTMTSKSSAQTHHAPSKRASTAHEENEWEEF, from the coding sequence ATGGGAAAAATACTCAACGATCTTTCGGTCAGGGCTAGTCTGACAATTGCACTGACCATCATGGTCGTGATGATTGCGGTCATCAGCGCATTGGGGTTCTATTCCAACCAAAAAAGTGCCGAGGCACTGGATACCATCGGTACCATTGGTTTCGAGCAGACCAATACCGTCAACCGTGCCACCGTGAACCTCGTGCGCGCACGAGGCCTGCTGGCCAGTTACCGCAATGCAGTGGAAGCCGGAGACACCGAACGTACGGAAGACTTGCAAGGGGCGGTTGAAACCGCTGTGAGCCAGGCGAGTGATCGCATCAACGAATTCGATCAGGTGGCCAAGACGAATTCCGGCGAAGAATACGCGGCACGCATCGACGACGCCTTTACCGCCTTGCGCGACGAGATCGAACGTGAAATGAACGCTGGCGAGGATGCCGTGCGCATCGAGGACGATCAGCGCATCAACCCGCTGATGGACGATCTCGACGATAGCGTGCGCGACTTCATCCAGTACGCCGAAGCACGTGTCGATGACGCCATCGTGGCAGATGCGGATAACAGCCAGCTGATGGAGATTCTGTCCATCGTATTGCTGGTGCTTGGCGTGGTCTTGGCGTTGCTGGTACGCATGGTATTGGTCAAGGCCGTGGTCAAGCCATTGGACGAAGCGGTCGAGCATTGCGAGCACATCGCCAAGGGCGATCTCTCCCATCGCATCGCCGAACGTGGCAGAAACGAAATCGGGCGCTTGTTCGCCGCCATGCGCGACATGCAAAGCGGGCTGGTGGGTACGGTCACCTCCGTGCGTGAAGCCAGTGGCTCGATTCATGGCGGGGCCCGCGAAATTGCGTCGGGCAATGCCGACCTGTCCTCGCGGACCGAGCAGCAGGCCGCTTCGCTCGAGGAAACTGCTTCGAGCATGGAAGAGTTGACCTCTACCGTGCGTCAGAATGCCGACAATGCGCGGCAGGCGAGTTCCTTGGCCAGCGATGCCTCGAGTACTGCCGGGCGCGGCGGCGATGTCATGCAGGAAGTCTCCACGACCATGCAGGGCATCACCGAAAGTTCCAAGCAGATCTCCGATATCATTGGCATGATCGATTCGATCGCCTTCCAGACCAACATTCTGGCGTTGAACGCCTCGGTCGAGGCAGCGCGTGCCGGTGAACAGGGACGTGGCTTTGCGGTGGTCGCTAGCGAAGTGCGTAACCTGGCCAGCCGCAGCGCCGAGGCCGCCAAGGAAATCAAGGGCTTGATTCATACCTCGACCACTCAGATCGAGCAGGGCTCCGAGCTTGTGGGCAACGCCGAAACTACGATGCGCGATGTCGTTCAGGCGGTGAAACGCGTCAGTGACATCATGGATGAGATATCCGCAGCCTCGCAGGAACAAAGCGATGGCATCGAGCAGGTCAGCCAGGCCGTGACGCAGATGGACCAGGTGACTCAGCAAAACGCCTCTCTCGTCCAGGAAGCATCGAGCGCGTCGGCGTCGCTGGAAGAGCAGGCGCAGCGCTTGGAAAATGTCGTCACCACTTTCCGTTTGCCGGGCGGCGCGTCACACCAGGCGTTGCCGGGGGCGCGTTCGCAGGCGACCAAGTCGACGGCGTCCGCACCCACCATGACGTCCAAGTCTTCAGCGCAGACGCATCATGCACCGTCGAAACGAGCCTCGACGGCGCACGAAGAAAACGAGTGGGAAGAATTCTAG
- the motA gene encoding flagellar motor stator protein MotA: MLILLGYLVVIASIGGGYTLVGGHFGALFQPSEILMIVGAAVGAFIAANNGKAIKATLRTFSKLKRTNKYNKTMYMELMALQYRLLAKARRDGMLAIERDIDAPEDSAIFADYPKIANDPLIMAFITDYLRLMVSGNMDPFEIDALMEHEIDTFQHEAEIPVHSLHSVGDGLPAFGIVAAVMGVVHALGAADQGAAAMGQMIAQALVGTFLGILLAYGFVLPVSQRLQLQVTEAIKMLQCVRVTLMASLNGMAPQLAVEFGRKALFIAERPSFTELEEHVRAEGSATRGTGTG, from the coding sequence GTGTTGATTCTACTCGGCTATTTGGTTGTTATCGCATCGATCGGCGGGGGGTACACCCTTGTCGGTGGCCACTTTGGAGCGCTCTTTCAGCCTTCCGAAATTCTCATGATCGTCGGGGCTGCCGTCGGGGCTTTCATCGCCGCCAATAATGGCAAGGCGATCAAGGCCACCCTGCGGACGTTCTCAAAGCTCAAGCGTACCAATAAGTACAACAAGACGATGTACATGGAGCTGATGGCATTGCAGTACCGCTTGCTGGCCAAGGCGCGGCGGGACGGCATGCTGGCCATCGAGCGTGATATCGATGCCCCTGAGGATAGTGCGATTTTCGCGGACTACCCGAAGATTGCCAATGACCCCCTGATCATGGCGTTTATCACTGACTACTTGCGCCTGATGGTGAGCGGCAACATGGATCCCTTCGAGATCGATGCGCTCATGGAACACGAGATCGATACCTTTCAGCACGAAGCGGAAATCCCTGTGCATTCCTTGCACAGTGTTGGTGATGGTCTGCCTGCATTCGGCATCGTGGCGGCCGTCATGGGCGTGGTGCATGCTCTGGGCGCGGCCGATCAGGGCGCCGCAGCGATGGGACAAATGATCGCGCAGGCGCTGGTGGGAACCTTCTTGGGGATCTTGCTTGCCTACGGGTTCGTGCTTCCCGTGTCGCAACGCTTGCAGTTGCAGGTCACCGAGGCGATCAAAATGTTGCAGTGCGTCCGCGTGACGCTCATGGCGAGTCTCAACGGCATGGCCCCGCAGCTGGCGGTGGAGTTCGGGCGCAAGGCATTGTTCATTGCCGAACGTCCCTCGTTTACCGAGCTCGAGGAGCACGTTCGAGCCGAGGGTAGTGCCACGCGCGGCACCGGGACGGGATAA
- a CDS encoding protein-glutamate methylesterase/protein-glutamine glutaminase has protein sequence MTSNKIKVLCVDDSALIRDLMSKIIDSQPDMEVVATAPDPLVARDLIKRTNPDVLTLDVEMPRMDGLDFLERLMRLRPMPVLMVSSLTQKGSEITLRALELGAVDFVAKPEMGIREGMLEYTEMIADMIRAAARSRPKAVAKQPPAKDKPPVKAPLLSSEKVIIIGASTGGTEAIRHVLEPLPANSPAILVTQHMPGGFTKSFAERLDKLCRISVKEAVDGERVLPGHVYIAPGDWHMKLARSGANYVIRLDDAPPVNRHRPSVDVLFRSAAQSAGRNAIGAILTGMGRDGAAGLLEMRQAGAYTLAQDEESCVVFGMPREAVVMGAAIDTIALSEIPAALMKRAEASGRAQRV, from the coding sequence TTGACCTCGAACAAGATCAAGGTGCTGTGTGTCGATGATTCGGCGTTGATTCGCGATTTGATGAGCAAGATCATCGATAGCCAGCCGGACATGGAGGTCGTTGCCACGGCACCCGATCCCCTGGTGGCCAGGGATCTGATCAAGCGCACCAATCCCGACGTGTTGACCCTGGATGTGGAAATGCCGCGCATGGATGGGCTCGATTTTCTCGAGCGCTTGATGCGTTTGCGTCCCATGCCGGTGCTGATGGTGTCCTCACTGACCCAGAAAGGCTCTGAAATCACGCTGCGCGCGCTGGAGCTCGGCGCTGTCGATTTCGTTGCCAAGCCTGAAATGGGTATCCGCGAGGGGATGCTCGAGTATACGGAAATGATCGCCGACATGATCCGGGCGGCGGCACGTTCACGTCCCAAAGCTGTGGCCAAGCAGCCGCCGGCGAAGGATAAGCCGCCGGTCAAGGCACCGCTATTGTCGAGCGAGAAGGTGATCATCATCGGTGCTTCTACGGGAGGCACCGAAGCCATTCGCCATGTGCTTGAGCCTTTGCCAGCGAACAGTCCGGCTATTCTAGTCACCCAGCACATGCCGGGTGGCTTTACGAAATCTTTCGCCGAACGTCTCGACAAGCTATGTCGAATATCGGTCAAGGAGGCCGTGGACGGCGAGCGCGTCCTGCCCGGCCACGTCTACATCGCGCCGGGGGACTGGCACATGAAGCTCGCCCGTTCGGGGGCTAACTATGTCATTCGCCTGGATGATGCGCCGCCGGTCAACCGGCACCGCCCGTCGGTGGATGTACTGTTTCGCTCTGCCGCGCAAAGCGCTGGGCGTAACGCCATCGGTGCGATCCTAACCGGAATGGGACGAGATGGCGCGGCGGGCCTGCTGGAAATGCGTCAGGCGGGTGCCTATACCCTGGCCCAGGACGAAGAAAGCTGCGTGGTATTCGGCATGCCGCGTGAAGCGGTCGTCATGGGCGCGGCGATCGATACCATCGCGCTTTCCGAGATCCCCGCTGCCTTGATGAAACGCGCCGAAGCCTCGGGGCGCGCGCAGCGAGTATAG
- a CDS encoding CheR family methyltransferase — translation MSEFRQSPAPQEEHPSLFGAADRDLEFTEADFDKIRTLIYQRAGLVLASHKREMAYSRLAKRLRLHGMRRFSDYLTRLDQHPESPEWEAFTNALTTNLTSFFRESHHFSLLAEHVKQATSPVRIWCAAASTGEEPYSLAITLSQALGSRASQAQILATDIDTDALDKARKGIYALDQLEKVSEACRRQFFLRGSGARAGMAKIRPELASMIDFQSLNLTSGSWVAKGPFDAIFCRNVMIYFDKETQARILERFAPLLKPDGLLFTGHSENFSYLTERFKLRGQTVYELAR, via the coding sequence TTGAGCGAATTTCGTCAGTCTCCTGCGCCGCAGGAAGAGCATCCTAGCTTGTTCGGAGCCGCCGACCGGGATCTGGAATTCACGGAGGCGGATTTCGATAAGATACGCACGCTCATTTATCAGCGCGCCGGCCTTGTGCTGGCGTCGCACAAGCGTGAAATGGCTTACAGCCGCTTGGCAAAGCGGCTGCGGCTGCATGGTATGCGTCGCTTCAGCGATTATTTGACGCGTCTGGATCAGCATCCTGAGTCGCCGGAGTGGGAAGCGTTCACCAACGCACTGACGACAAACTTGACGTCTTTTTTCCGTGAGTCACACCACTTTTCGTTGCTCGCTGAGCACGTCAAGCAAGCGACATCTCCCGTACGTATCTGGTGTGCTGCGGCGTCGACGGGGGAAGAGCCCTACTCGTTGGCGATCACCCTGAGCCAGGCGCTGGGTAGTCGAGCCTCTCAGGCGCAGATTCTGGCCACCGACATCGATACCGACGCGCTGGATAAGGCGCGCAAGGGGATCTATGCGCTGGATCAGTTGGAGAAGGTCTCCGAAGCATGCCGTCGGCAGTTTTTCCTGCGGGGCAGTGGGGCTCGCGCCGGGATGGCGAAGATACGTCCCGAATTGGCCTCGATGATCGACTTTCAATCACTCAACCTGACTTCGGGCAGTTGGGTGGCGAAGGGTCCCTTCGATGCTATTTTTTGCCGTAACGTGATGATTTATTTCGACAAGGAAACCCAAGCGCGGATCCTTGAGCGGTTTGCGCCCTTGTTGAAACCCGATGGTCTGTTGTTCACCGGTCACTCGGAGAATTTTTCCTACCTGACCGAGCGTTTCAAGCTGCGAGGACAGACCGTATACGAATTAGCGCGCTGA
- a CDS encoding methyl-accepting chemotaxis protein — protein MRNNQPVTQREHELADEDYLLSRTDLKGVITYANPAFVEISGFTYDELVGSPHNIVRHPDMPPLAYENLWATLKKGEIWGGLVKNRCKNGDFYWVHATVTPIFEGGEVVGYTSVRVKPTAKARAEAERTYAAMSAGKRRGVKLERGQIQHTGVLARLKSLKFNTFKGRLVTMVVAAVLMLAVSSVLSMVSLQRAGDKLQALSEQGLEDVARLQQIDQLMSKGRDLVDKPVSNPASGDMEAVTAEAEELMTSLSETWSAYYDGRPANHTDAAESFNASVERYLDDGMQVVLDTLNAGDFYEAYVAYNDVLEGQREEVSGQLNSLVDEKRNDAMSMATEAAETQHEMLMWQAGVFIFGMVVLVVLGIITVRSTLRPVREALDFSLQIAAGNLGASLKEGKQDEIGRLTRALDTMRRSLGNIVKEVNENVGVVTPATRNIAEGNEDLSSRTEQQAASLAQTASSMEEMTATVKQNADNARQASQLSSTASETVRQSGEVMGQVVSTMGRIRDSSREMSDIIGMIDSIAFQTNILALNASVEAARAGEQGRGFAVVAGEVRNLASRSAQASKEIRALIDNSTQEVEGGTDLVRKAEGSIEEVVNSVTRVNDIMNEITAASDEQSSGIEQINQAITQMDDVTQQNAHRVQQTASVAADLESSVTELSRSVAVFRLAGSGAETARRNKNSASLAKPQTTPTRTGEGQQSTAPSAQRQKTSLEPRRQESQEAGAHQASHEEEWESF, from the coding sequence ATGCGCAATAACCAGCCCGTTACTCAGCGTGAGCATGAGCTCGCGGATGAAGATTACCTGTTGTCCCGTACGGATTTGAAAGGGGTCATCACCTACGCAAATCCGGCTTTCGTCGAGATCAGCGGCTTTACCTACGATGAGTTGGTGGGGTCTCCGCACAATATCGTGCGTCATCCCGATATGCCGCCGTTGGCCTACGAGAACCTATGGGCGACCCTGAAAAAAGGCGAAATCTGGGGCGGGCTGGTCAAGAACCGTTGCAAGAACGGTGATTTTTATTGGGTGCATGCCACCGTGACACCGATCTTCGAAGGTGGCGAGGTCGTTGGTTACACCTCGGTGCGCGTCAAGCCCACCGCCAAGGCGCGTGCTGAGGCGGAGCGGACATATGCGGCGATGTCGGCGGGCAAGCGTCGTGGGGTCAAGCTCGAGCGTGGTCAGATTCAGCATACCGGTGTCTTGGCCCGGCTCAAGAGCCTCAAGTTCAACACCTTCAAGGGCCGCCTGGTGACCATGGTCGTCGCGGCGGTGCTGATGCTGGCGGTCAGTAGTGTGCTGTCCATGGTCAGCTTACAACGCGCGGGTGACAAGCTGCAGGCACTGTCCGAGCAGGGCCTGGAAGATGTCGCCCGCCTGCAGCAAATCGATCAATTGATGTCCAAAGGTCGAGACCTGGTCGACAAGCCCGTGAGTAACCCGGCGTCGGGTGACATGGAGGCGGTGACGGCTGAGGCCGAAGAGCTAATGACAAGCCTCTCCGAAACCTGGAGCGCATATTACGACGGCCGTCCCGCCAATCACACGGATGCTGCGGAAAGCTTTAATGCCTCTGTAGAGCGTTATCTGGATGATGGCATGCAAGTGGTGCTGGACACTTTGAATGCCGGCGATTTCTACGAAGCTTACGTAGCTTACAACGATGTGCTTGAAGGCCAGCGTGAGGAGGTCAGCGGCCAGCTCAACAGCCTGGTCGATGAAAAGCGCAACGACGCCATGAGTATGGCCACAGAAGCAGCCGAAACACAGCATGAAATGCTGATGTGGCAGGCGGGCGTCTTCATCTTCGGGATGGTCGTGCTGGTGGTGCTGGGGATTATCACGGTGCGCTCGACGCTGCGTCCGGTGCGTGAGGCTCTGGACTTTTCGCTACAGATTGCGGCCGGTAACTTGGGCGCTAGCCTCAAGGAGGGCAAGCAAGACGAGATTGGTCGTCTGACGCGGGCGCTGGATACCATGCGTCGCAGCCTTGGCAATATTGTCAAGGAGGTCAACGAGAATGTGGGTGTGGTCACACCGGCGACCCGTAACATTGCCGAAGGCAACGAAGACCTTTCCTCGCGGACTGAGCAGCAAGCCGCATCGCTTGCTCAAACGGCTTCCAGCATGGAAGAAATGACCGCCACCGTGAAGCAGAACGCCGACAACGCGCGTCAGGCCAGCCAACTCTCGAGCACGGCGAGTGAGACGGTGCGTCAGAGCGGTGAGGTCATGGGGCAAGTGGTCAGCACCATGGGGCGTATCCGCGATAGTTCGCGTGAAATGTCTGACATCATCGGAATGATCGATTCGATCGCCTTTCAGACCAATATCCTGGCCTTGAATGCTTCCGTCGAAGCCGCCCGCGCGGGTGAGCAGGGGCGTGGTTTCGCCGTCGTCGCCGGAGAGGTCCGCAACTTGGCGAGTCGCAGTGCCCAGGCGTCAAAGGAAATTCGCGCGCTGATCGACAACTCCACGCAAGAGGTCGAGGGCGGTACTGATCTGGTACGCAAAGCCGAGGGCAGTATTGAGGAAGTCGTCAACTCGGTCACGCGTGTCAACGACATCATGAACGAGATTACTGCGGCGTCCGACGAGCAGAGCAGCGGTATCGAACAGATCAACCAAGCCATCACGCAGATGGACGATGTCACCCAGCAGAATGCCCACCGAGTACAGCAGACGGCTTCAGTCGCTGCGGATCTCGAGTCTAGCGTCACCGAGCTGTCGCGCTCCGTGGCTGTCTTCCGTCTGGCCGGGAGTGGTGCCGAGACGGCGCGCCGCAACAAGAATTCGGCGAGCCTCGCCAAGCCGCAGACAACACCCACACGTACCGGTGAGGGTCAGCAATCGACGGCACCTTCAGCGCAGCGTCAGAAGACCTCTCTGGAGCCTCGGCGTCAGGAGTCGCAGGAGGCGGGCGCTCACCAGGCATCACATGAAGAGGAGTGGGAATCCTTTTGA
- a CDS encoding chemotaxis protein CheW, whose product MSDMTQAAEAAIDTQSQEYLVFSLGSEEYAVDILKVQEIRGYENVTRIANAPDFIKGVTNLRGVIVPIVDLRIKFNLDNIEYEGQTVVIVVNVADRIVGIVVDGVSDVMTLTSDQIKPAPEFGETLSADYLSGLGSLEDRMLVIVDIEKLLTSEEMALVEQQAQ is encoded by the coding sequence ATGAGTGACATGACCCAGGCCGCCGAGGCGGCTATCGATACGCAAAGCCAAGAGTACCTGGTGTTCTCGCTGGGTAGCGAGGAATACGCCGTCGATATCCTGAAAGTGCAGGAAATCCGTGGCTATGAAAACGTGACGCGCATCGCCAATGCCCCCGATTTCATCAAGGGCGTGACCAATCTGCGCGGTGTGATCGTGCCGATCGTCGACCTGCGTATCAAGTTCAATCTCGACAACATTGAATACGAAGGGCAGACCGTGGTGATCGTGGTCAACGTCGCCGACCGGATCGTGGGCATCGTGGTTGATGGGGTATCCGATGTCATGACGCTTACCTCCGACCAGATCAAGCCCGCGCCCGAGTTCGGTGAGACGCTGTCTGCCGATTATCTCAGCGGCCTCGGCAGTCTCGAGGATCGCATGCTGGTCATCGTCGACATCGAGAAACTGCTGACCAGCGAGGAAATGGCATTGGTCGAGCAACAAGCACAATAA
- the cheA gene encoding chemotaxis protein CheA, whose product MDITEFYETFFEEAEELLGDMERHLLELDLDEPDPEQLNAIFRAAHSIKGGAGTFGFSVLQETTHMLENLLDYARQGELILRTDIVDLFLETKDMLHDQLDAYRNGAEPDPEAYARICQTLKKLALDELGHGVGSEPEADIAPPEQASDESQSSDAGNTVGKDVSEGQEQEAQAAEADSGWLRVVLLNVSDKDRELLVEELGNLGDVKEQHGDATRYEVVLESASSRDDIEAVMCFIVEPEQLDVAAIAAPAETTQVEAETASAPAVSQGDAPAPESAPAEQAAPVEKAPAQAAADEKPAKAAPANKAGAAKKKAGGESATIRVPVEKVDQIINLVGELIITQSMLDQTASELDVAAHGPLVNGMNLLQRNARDLQESVMSIRMVPMDYVFSRFPRLVRDLTGKLGKDIELVTEGKSTELDKSLTERIIDPLTHLVRNSLDHGIEMPDAREAAGKPRTGQLTLSAQHQGGNILIEVKDDGGGLSREKILAKAAHNGLAVSDSMSDDEVWQLIFAAGFSTADQVSDVSGRGVGMDVVKRNIQAMGGHVEIQSWPGKGTTTRVVLPLTLAILDGMSIKSGPEIFILPLSAVLESLQPSNDDIYSMAGNDKLLKVRDEYLPLIALHDILHIDGSVQDPTQCIAVILQAEGRRYALLVDDLVGQQQVVVKNLETNYRKVPAISAATILGDGSVALILDVADVNRLHRQRANSPKHAELTASRQEDVVS is encoded by the coding sequence ATGGATATAACTGAATTCTACGAGACCTTTTTCGAAGAGGCCGAAGAGCTACTGGGTGACATGGAGCGCCACCTGCTCGAGCTGGATCTCGACGAGCCGGATCCGGAGCAACTCAATGCCATTTTTCGTGCCGCGCATTCGATCAAGGGCGGCGCGGGCACCTTCGGGTTCAGCGTGCTGCAAGAAACCACGCACATGCTCGAAAACCTGCTGGATTATGCCAGGCAGGGCGAGCTCATCTTGCGCACGGATATCGTCGACCTCTTTCTGGAAACCAAGGATATGCTTCACGACCAACTTGATGCCTACCGCAATGGCGCCGAACCGGACCCTGAAGCCTATGCCCGCATCTGTCAGACGCTGAAGAAGCTAGCGCTGGATGAGCTGGGACATGGCGTGGGTAGCGAGCCTGAGGCCGATATCGCGCCCCCTGAGCAGGCGTCGGATGAAAGCCAAAGCTCGGATGCCGGGAATACGGTTGGCAAGGATGTGTCGGAGGGCCAGGAGCAGGAAGCTCAGGCCGCCGAGGCAGATAGCGGCTGGCTGCGTGTCGTGCTGTTGAACGTATCCGACAAAGACCGTGAACTCCTCGTAGAGGAGCTCGGGAATCTGGGCGACGTGAAAGAGCAGCACGGTGATGCCACGCGTTATGAGGTGGTGCTGGAAAGTGCCTCCAGCCGTGACGATATCGAAGCCGTGATGTGTTTCATCGTCGAGCCTGAGCAACTAGACGTCGCGGCGATCGCTGCACCGGCCGAGACGACGCAGGTAGAGGCTGAGACAGCCTCGGCGCCTGCTGTGTCTCAGGGCGACGCACCGGCGCCCGAGTCGGCCCCTGCCGAGCAGGCGGCGCCTGTAGAAAAAGCCCCGGCCCAGGCAGCGGCCGACGAGAAGCCTGCGAAGGCGGCACCAGCTAACAAGGCGGGTGCTGCCAAGAAGAAAGCTGGCGGGGAGTCGGCGACGATTCGCGTGCCGGTGGAGAAGGTTGATCAGATCATCAATCTTGTCGGTGAGCTGATCATTACCCAGTCTATGCTCGATCAAACCGCCAGCGAACTTGACGTGGCCGCCCATGGGCCGCTGGTCAACGGCATGAACCTGCTACAGCGCAACGCGCGTGACTTGCAGGAGTCGGTGATGTCGATCCGCATGGTGCCGATGGACTACGTGTTCAGTCGTTTTCCTCGCTTGGTGCGCGATCTTACCGGCAAGCTGGGCAAGGACATCGAGCTCGTCACTGAAGGCAAGTCCACCGAGCTCGACAAGAGCCTGACCGAGCGCATCATCGATCCTTTGACGCACCTCGTGCGCAATAGCCTTGACCATGGTATCGAGATGCCTGATGCGCGCGAGGCCGCAGGCAAGCCACGTACCGGACAACTGACGCTTTCCGCTCAGCACCAGGGCGGCAATATCCTCATCGAAGTGAAGGATGATGGGGGCGGCCTCAGTCGCGAGAAGATCCTCGCCAAGGCAGCTCATAACGGATTGGCCGTTTCTGACAGCATGAGCGACGACGAGGTTTGGCAGCTTATCTTCGCGGCAGGTTTTTCGACCGCCGATCAGGTCAGCGATGTCTCCGGACGCGGCGTAGGCATGGATGTCGTCAAACGTAATATCCAGGCCATGGGCGGCCACGTCGAGATCCAGTCCTGGCCTGGGAAAGGCACCACGACTCGGGTGGTATTGCCGCTGACCCTGGCGATCCTCGATGGCATGTCGATCAAGAGCGGGCCGGAAATCTTCATCTTGCCGCTCTCGGCAGTGCTCGAGTCACTACAGCCCAGCAACGATGATATCTACTCGATGGCGGGCAACGACAAACTGCTCAAAGTGCGTGACGAGTATCTGCCGCTGATCGCCTTGCACGATATTCTGCATATAGATGGCTCCGTGCAGGACCCGACTCAATGTATCGCGGTCATCCTGCAGGCCGAAGGGCGGCGTTATGCCTTGCTGGTCGACGACCTCGTCGGCCAGCAACAAGTGGTGGTCAAGAACCTCGAAACCAACTACCGCAAGGTGCCGGCCATATCCGCAGCGACGATTCTCGGGGATGGCAGCGTGGCGCTGATTCTTGACGTCGCCGATGTCAACCGATTGCACCGTCAGCGTGCCAACTCCCCCAAGCACGCCGAACTAACCGCATCACGCCAGGAGGACGTAGTCTCATGA
- the cheY gene encoding chemotaxis response regulator CheY has protein sequence MADKNMSILVVDDFPTMRRIVRSLLKELGFNNVDEAEDGQEALNKLRAGGFEFVVSDWNMPNLDGLAMLKEIRQDDALSELPVLMVTAEAKKENIIAAAQAGANGYVVKPFTAATLEEKLDKIFEKLGK, from the coding sequence ATGGCAGATAAGAATATGAGCATTCTGGTCGTGGATGATTTCCCGACCATGCGGCGCATCGTGCGCAGTTTGCTTAAAGAACTGGGCTTCAATAATGTCGATGAAGCAGAAGACGGCCAGGAAGCGCTCAATAAGCTGCGTGCCGGTGGCTTCGAGTTCGTGGTTTCTGACTGGAACATGCCCAATCTCGATGGCCTCGCGATGCTCAAGGAAATCCGTCAGGACGATGCTCTGTCGGAACTACCGGTGCTGATGGTGACGGCGGAAGCCAAGAAAGAAAATATCATCGCCGCCGCACAGGCCGGGGCGAATGGGTATGTCGTGAAGCCGTTCACCGCTGCGACGCTGGAAGAGAAGCTAGACAAGATTTTCGAGAAACTGGGCAAGTAA